The genomic region atgtatttggttAAAAGCTATACCTTTAAATTAATTACAACTCTCGATAACACTAACTACACAGAAATAATAGATTTAAATCACTCTTTCAACTGATTCTTATTGACCTAAATTAAATACCAAACTTGTATTTAAATAGCATCGAAACTTGCAAAACAAATTGATGAACTGTAATATCTGTATCCTTATTTTCTGCATATCAGGGTTATTTCCGAAAGGGTGAGGTAGAGTACCAGGCAGGCCACTATAATGAGGCTCTTCTTTCCTATGGGGTAAGTGCTGTAATGTTTTGTAGATAATCTCCATTTTACTTATTCCCTACATCTAATGAATAGGTAATCTCattaattatgtctcccccattcatagggagacatattgtttttgccctgtccgtcagtcagtcagtcagtcagtcagtcagtccgtcagtccgtacgtcacacttcgtttccgctcaataactaaagaacgcttgcacccaggaacttcatacttggtacgCTAGTTGGTCACGACTAGAAGATGAACCCGATTGATTTTGAGAtttgtaggtcaaaggtcaaggtcaccgtgattttgaggtgaagaaacgctttccgctcaataaataaataatgctggcacccaggaacttcatacttggtatgctagttgatcatgactagtagatgacccctattgattttgagaccactaggtcaaaggtcaaggtcgcagtagatattcaatatttaatactGGTGAATAAACCATCACTGTTGGTTcttctccagtccaaaattacaaatttcatgtcctacatttattttttctcagatacgaccacacaataggggaaacaagtgctttttcaaaaaagcaatctctagtttcaTCCATAGAAGATGCTCATTCTTTACTCATCCTGTTTTCTAGGGGGAGTTTCTCTATTTCATCATCGGTTGTGCTTGTTTGGTAGGTTCTTCATGTATCATCACCCATGCTCTATACTTAAGGGTAGATGCTCTCTCCATACCATTGTACTCTTTTTCTTGGTATACTTGTCTGCCTCTACATATGATTTTTCTCCCAAATGGGATGGTAAACTCGTTTTATTTGCCTTCGCATAAAACGTGATCTTCTCTTACCCACTTCCTTTTCACATAAAGTAGATCACACAAAACCTCAGGTGCATACCTTTACAATCCACTACAGGGTAAGTGGTGTTCCTTTATTTATTAGTTGAAGCATGATTACTAGTTGGTCATTTTTGTGTCAACTATGTAGCATGGCAAACGTATGATAGGGTGTCATGTTGCTGGGCGTAATTGTCCAATCAGCATTGTCTGCTACTTCACACTTTCATATCAGTTTGcaaacttgacatttaaaagtgaaatgaaaAGCACAATGAGATTCATAGAATCACATTTAACTTGAGTGGTGGTTGACCTCAAACAGCCGATTACCGCTGTTGTTTATGAGTTCAGTAGGTCAAACGTTAAGGTCACTAACAACAGTCTAATGAAACTTTGTCCTCAAAATAACTCCAGGCTGGTGTCACCTAGGATGATGAAACTGCAGAAGTAGGTTGCTCTTTCCTAGTATGACCCCTGTTTGGGATGGGGTGTCGGTTGTTTGTGCAACCATTAATAATCACTGCATTTTTcggaaaatatgtttatgtgattGTCCTGATGTTCATTACAAAGGCGATGTTGGAGGGTAGAATGTACAACCATCTCGACCTTCACTACCAACCTATGGGTTATAGGTATATTACTCAGGACTTTTGGCCCTTTGAGTTCAAAAGTGTACGTCAGTTCTtctaataattaataattgtttcatcATTTTCTGCGTATTTCCAAAAGTGGTTGCTTCAAGCAggtgatatatttaattctAGTTACTGTTAGAGTCACTAGGTCAATGTTCTGACTGGTGGCACACTCCATTAAGGTTTTGATGAAATTCTTTTATTGATAAACTTATCTTTTAATCAAACTATTGATTATATTTGTCCATTTACTAAAAAAGcaaatctgaataaaaaaaaaatgcagggTTTCAAATGTGAAAATCAGTGAATGGAAAATAATGTATCTTATCCATGAGAATGTCTGACAGTGATACTtaaatcttcttttttattttgctctCTGAAGGGAGAGTATTTATTTGCTGCTTCCTCCATCCTTCCATCCATGAAATTGCTTAAAAACACTTACaggatttcaatgaaacttggagCATAGACAGAGGGCCATTGCTGAATTTTCTCCcccttttatttattaataaggaAGTTGTTTGTCCTGACCATAACTCAAAAGGAACTTAAgggattaaaatgaaacttgcaATATCAACAGATAGCAATAAGAGGATGTGCACTGTGTAAACACATAGAAATAATATCTTTGGATGACCTGattgtgactgtttgatctttTATTGTTCCCTTAAGGACTGAAATTTAGAAAATTTGTACTGCTTTGCAAAGGCTGATCATAACTTGATCGTGAtattttgacctacttttttatttttgaaactgcAGCATTGAAATTTCAAACTGTGTCATCCGGTAACAAATCAGCATTGCGGTGTTGCAGGAGTAGTCATCACTCCTGTGATAAGTctagttatggcccttgaatagTCAAAGTTTGACCAAATTCACCTTGATAATGCTTTTGTACACAAAAACTTCCTATCCAATGTTTACCAGCATTGTTAGCAATGGTttaaggtgaaatattttgggCAAAGGCGACAGCTTGCCAGATCATACAACAAATACTTTGGAGTTACAGTTCttaagtttataataattagCATACCACAGGGCCGAAATAaggctacttcacaattggaaaaaatggcatattttaccaatttccagatatttttttcacaattcccagatatttttcccaaaaaggaagATCTTACTTCAAAAAATTTCCCATTTTGAGACGTTCAcgcatttaaatttcccaatttgcagaatttcacgcatttaaatttcccaaaaaggaaaaggctaggcctcttcacaatttttggtgaaaaagccctgtacCTTTGTGGgatattgtatgtattctataaatatgttgaataaGGAATGTTGAACAAAATTTcagatttgaaatatatacattaatatcagttttaccagtaattaataattgttaacatttacaattaataaAAGAAGGCACTCCAAGTAAATGACATATTCAATTCACGTGCTCTGTTTACTCATAGTGTAAAACATCTTTAGCTGTGCTCATTTTACACAGTATATGTATTGGTAAGCAAGCCTGTGACCAAAAATATTAGTGCTGAAAAGCATAGCTAGAACCTGTTTAAACAAATAGTCATATTAATCATGCATATCCATAAAATGGTAGAATCTTTATTGCCTCAAATGCTTTCTTTTCTTTGGCTTTATACTTGAAACACTTTTCAGTGAATTTAGcagtaatatatacaaattaaaagcttgaaatattcattaagATGCCCCAAGCtagcatttgtttttattcagatTTCTTCCGCCTTATCAGTTTTATCCATAGTGTTATTGGCCAAGTTCATGTTTTGACAAAACTGACACTAGAGACGAAATCccatgaaataatgttttatactttgTGTTCATATTGGTCTTTATTACCAGTATTTGACTTATAAGAAAACCAAACTAAGACAGACAGTGGATAATGTAtaggtttgacatattttcCTATGGCAATTAAGTAGTTTTTGAGTCTTTCATGCTTCAGAATTGTTGTGTTTATGGATGCAATAAATAGCCAGCAGAGAGTCTTTTGATGATTTTCAGCCTATCTGTTTTTCGATAAAATgtccaggtattgtcatagccttggtgttggcaGCAGGATCATTAACCTTGGCCtaaaataactttaaagatattcaaataaaatttgatatacatgttcagaGACTAACACGCATTTTTAGCAAAGCCCATGACTCTTTCTTAATAATTGCCAAATAATACCCCTTGTTCAACTGAAAAAAGCTATTGCTCCACAGCTCTCTTGTACTTGACGGGCTCAAGGCTTACATAGTAGCACCTTATTGTGGCTACATTGCAATGTTGTTGTGCGATAAAGGTATGACTTGACTAGTGCCCATCCTCTTTCAGATGAAGACACAATTTTGACTTGTCCACATGTATgcactgtttttttcttctagCGGGCATTTCTCATGGAGCCAAGCAGTGATGAAGCCAAGCAGGCAGTCAATAAGACCAACTTCCGCCTTCAGGAACAGGTCAATAGTAAGGGATTCACAAGGCTTTGAGCTCCTTTTTTACTTGGTGTTTCTAacaatatttagtttataaagCATGGAAGGTTATTATCTAATTATCTTCTTAGTTCCTGTTCTTGAAATGATTATATAGATACATATATACCGGGTAGGTAATATAAttccatataaatatttgaagattAATCTGTGGCTGTTTGGCAGGGCGTCGTCTTGATCCGTGGTTGTACTGTGGGTGTGGATCACTGCTGGGTTTACTGATAGTGGCAGCAGACCAGTACCTGGCAGCCAAGCCTTCTATGCATGTACGTATATACAAAATATGGTTTGTAGAAAgagtataattataattatgcatgaaagcatcgccattttgattaaaacttgtAGAGGGGGCATTTTTCAGCTGTACAAAATGGAAGACCATACTGATTAAGTTCAGAAACACATATTCATTAACATGTAATTCTTCTCTTTTACTTCGAGCTAAAGCAAATagtacaaacacatacacagaTGAGGAGTAGACAGTGTCTCTCTTGGGCTGTAAATGAATTTGATGATTAATGTCATGTCATGCTATTCCTATTCATTAACAGTAAGAAGATTGTTCCTTGAAGACCATCCATGTTTAAATGATACATGTAGTGAAGTCCTGGACATGTACATAGTCATACTGTAGCTTAACATTCTCCTTTCCAGAACATTGTGATACAGGTCCTATTGGTTGTTGTATTTGGTTGCCTAGGTTACCTTGTTCTCACGATAGTAAGGTAAGATGTATACTCAACAATGTCGTAATATAAAAGCATGATACATTTAAAAATCCATTAACACTGTACTGACTTGCCTTAGGTACAACTAGAATCCAATGTCATGCAAAAGGTCTGACAATGAGGCTTTACAGAATTATTGATGCGTTTTGTATATCGATGCGTTTTATTAACAATAGCAAGTTTATAAAAGATGCCTTAGACATGACATGCAATGGTATGTCTTAAGGTATCTTGAAAgcgaaaaaaaatctttcaacTCTGGTAATGAGCAAAGACCATTTCTCGAACGGTTCATTGGTGAagtttaatgtttaacaaatgaCAGGACTATTTCAGCTACATTCGACAGTCGGAGATACGATCACGCCTTGACCCACCTCCTGATCTTCTCTCAGGTGGGTTCTCTCCCTTAAGTCATAGCAAACATAGCGAATATATGGGGCTGTAAATTACTACTCATTTGGATAAGTTTCTTTAATCAGAATAAGAAATGAGCACATGACCAATTtcactaaaatgttgatattagAGGAAAAATTGTTGTACTAAATGTAAGAAATATGAACTCTTAATAGGCTGATAAAATAACTTCTGCAGGAAATACGAGCAAAGTGTTACAGAAGCTGAAACAAAAAACAGTGAAAAGTGCAGAGATTGGAAAGTAATTGGAAAGAACGTATTGATTACAGGCCTATGGCCTTATCCAATCATGGTATCATTGTGTGATTGGTTAGTAGCAGGCCATTAGTCTTGCAGGATTGTCTGTTCTCCATCTGGTGAGACTGTCACGCCACTGATATCTCTGATATGGCATTGCACCAACATACACTTGGCATTTGTAACAGAAatctatgttgttttttttggtttgaaacaatggttttttttgcattacattatttaattgatatgATAGACATTCAATTACTTTGAggtaaaaaacataatttttttcaaaatcaatacagaATGCCAATTAgacatgtattaaaatgaaagaaagtTCTGAACTGCATTTATTCTGTTTTAAGGTTGTTTACATTGGCTGAGTCatgtttctttaaatcatgAATTGTCTTTGGTTTGTCTGGTGCAATGCCCCAGAAAGTTATTTTCTAGGAATGTGTTGAAGTGTGATGAGGGTTATGTATGCTTACAAACAAGTTAACtatatttgttgaataatgtttgttattgcaTGGTGAttcattacatgtacatgtgtatgcatttgGCCTGTGACAAATAAAGATCAGATTTGTCTTAGGGGCTCGGTTATCAGTTTATGAGATTTCTAAAATACTGCTACTAAACAGTACAACCAGTatgctcttttttatttcaatttaaaatgagaACAGGTTGCTGGACGGTTGCAAAGGAAAGTGTATTTATCCCAACTATTATAAAATGCTTCAATGTAACAAGAACAATGTATTCTCTTtcaaaaatacatgaaattttcaagactttttttatcaatatagcCATGGACCAAAAGTCGGAGACCCCATCCTCTGGGAGTGAGGCCAATGGGGAGGAGCCCAGTCCCCAGGGAGGGGCAACAGCACCAGGTCACACCCGCAGGAAGGGTGGGACTGGGGCTGCCAGACAAAGATACAAGAAGGGCAAGACCTGACAACTGTCACCACCCACTTGAACAGGAGAGTCATTTTTTTGGTGCATTCTTTTTAAATCATCTTGTTTCTGTTCATTTTgcacatgttttgtatttcttgaattgtttgttatttcaataaaagttgaCATTTTGCTTCGTTGTTGAACCCTGATATTATAATGGGATTTAGAAGATCATGGTATCAAGTACAAATGTatgttaaacaataattgtGTGTTTGCCTAAATCTTACCTGAATACGAGAGCACTATaacgaaaaataagaaaaaagttacttatgtttaatttctttttgTGAATATATAATCTATTGTCAAAGaggttttttttcaagttcaaaGTTTTTCACTGTATTTTCATCCCCATGACCCAAAGTCAATGTGATAAATACAATTAGCACCATGAGCTGTCGGCTTTTTCGATGTGTAGTCAAATATAAAACTTGCttgaacattttgtaaaacatatcaaGGTTATTAGttaaaatgtaacattaatttcataaaattaggATATCAatgatagaaaaaatatttgttctcGAGGTCTGCAGTTGGGCACCATCAGACCATGGTAGACAGATGCTCTAGTTAACtgttatgcattttaaatattgtaaactgATAAGGTTATAAAGGAGACTGCAAGCTGGTTGAACTAGTAGTATATgtaggaaaacaacaacaagaaaacaCTTCTTTGATTGATAAtaagttatatattatataaacaaaggtTACAATTATGAAGGAACGTATCACCGtgtaaaaaaagttgtcaacatgTGAATGTTTTATAAGGGTTGTTTAGGTCGAAGTCAACATACATAGTTTAGAACAAAGCTATCATTTCTTTGCTATCATGGAATAGGGTAATGGCAAGCCTTCAAGGGGCCTTATTCAAccattgtttgtgttttcatcctaaatataaacaaacgaaCTCTTCAAAccattaatgccgatttgaAGTTAAGAAGGCAATGATGTGACTTGACTGGATTTCAGAAGTGTTTGGCATTTGGTAGTCTGAATCTCAAACGTGTAGGTCACCCTTGAATGCCAAAACAATCCAATCGGACGTCCTTGTAAGGATTTTTGGCTAAGCAATTTATTCAGGTAACGTAACTGGGTGTTCTTGCCTCGAAACGAAAAGGTGCATGTATTTTCTAAGAAAGGCCTGTATATTTACCAACTGGGCTCCATCCCTATGTTTTTCAATTGGCTATTTTTCTGAACTCAATGTTGTCCTCCATCATTTGGCTGTTGTGTCCACCATGTCAGTTATAACTGTTATCCTGTTTTGGTATATTGCGTGTCAAGGGTTTCGGTCTTGTTCTCTGAAAGTCTCGTCTGGAGCCTTTATCCCCATGTTTTCCTCTTATCCACCTTGCCACAGGGTGTCCTACATAGCAACACTCCATTTGTGCATAGTGATTGAAGAGTAAAACGTGTATTATCATTGTGTTTAGCGCTTGTATGAACATTTCTGTTTTGTGCTTTTAGTACATTTTGAAAACACCATTATTTCCATAAAACACAAAGCAtgcaaatgaaagaaaaataaaacaatggtgGAACACATGAAAAATAGCAGTGGAGAAAACAACACGGCCGAGCAATTTAAAGGAAGCAGAGAAAAGAGCACGTAAATAATATAAAGAGTGCAATGGACTAGCTAATTCCACATGACGCAGCAAACGGAAGACGCAGAAAGAGATATGTTGCAGCGACTGGAAATGAATGATAACTACAATTATATCGTGGAGACACTGATAACTATATCATATGGTGGAGCACTTGTAAAATCGCATGAGCGAGTATCTGCatggtaaaaaagaaataatatatgctggcaaaaaacaaatactagTGGACAAAAGTATGCTCCGTACAGAGGGGCAGGCATCGTACAGATGGGGCATATACAAGTAGAGCCTTCGTATACACATGTGTGTTGTGTCTAAATCGAAAGAGAACGTGTACGGTTAAGAACATGAAAAATACAGATGTGAAAGAAAATCATACTGTACTGAACAGTTTAaacgatataaaaaaaacaagaaccacgagcaaacaatttttatagtttatgagaaacaaacaaaataatggtaTGAGTACAGGAAGAAAAAACTATAAGAATTATGTATGGTGatcaaaaaatattatgaatgaCTTGAAAAGAACAGGATTACACGAAGATCACAAGAGAAAGAAATCACCGATATGGTGGTTAAGCATTTGAACgttaacaaaatgatatatgattAGGTTCATAAAAAGTGCATGAAATGTACCGAGCATCATAggttataataaatacaaaatgaagaaTCAAAACACGTAAATAAAGTAGACCTTACaacaaaaagagaaaacaacaacagccaCAGAATGTTGTGGGCTTTGGGGGAAAAGGGAAAATCCTGAGGTGATATAAGGTGGAGCAAATGCGTTCAGGGGAAATCTTATTATGACGCATCAAAGGAAATGCGGACCACATAAGGACATGCGGACCACATACGGAAATGCGAACCACCTGAACTACGAAGGGTAATTGAAAACTGATGAGTATCTAAACTTAGTAAAACGTTCTGTATAAGGTATAAAGACAAACTATCTGTATTGTTCTCGTTTTTATTATTGAAGAATTCCATCTACAAGTACAGCAGTTGCGTCGTCATCAGTTAAGTGTACAACCCTAAACCATTGGGTATGGTCATGTCTCAAAATTTTAAAACCGTTAAAAACGACATTCACTTGAAACCTAAGGCCGCACCAAATTACTGTGCTGCTCGGATATTTGCCAAGggaaattggagcgagcgagcgaaaaaagcgagttttatttataataaaccagaAGGTCGTAGGCCCATGAGGCATAAAGTGCACAATGGTGACAGATAcaaataatatgtacatgtgCGGTAACATATTAACTAATAGATTTTATGACAATGCCTATTATGCTAGACTGTTGCAAAATGTCTATTTGCCATATATAATGTGAAAAGCTTAGTAAACAAATACACTCAAATTCTTCAATTTCCTTCATTTTTAGTGTTTATTAACTCTATAAATTTGTGCATACTAGGATGTCTTAAATAATAGGATGGCAATAAAGACTTTCGAATATCATTATACAATGGACATTGTATAACGAAATGGTTTTCGTCTTCTAAAATATTACATTcgatacatttataatataagtgcCCTTTCACCCATTTAAACACAGTTTTGAACTTTCTATGTTTCTTTGTTCCGATACATACTATTTACTTATCCGTTTTGACTAAGCAGGTATGGATAAACCAAATCTGTtcagataattattaaatagtttctgtataatagaataaataataaccctgcttttaagAAACGGTTTGAAATCAAGTATTTACCTGAATCACTTTAACATCATTTGTaactgtattaagacatttaCTGCTattgatttttgatatttaGAACATACGCGATTAGCATGTTTTTACACAGACAGCATCCACAAATTTAGGagttcaaatatttcaatgtctTGATTTAATTTCGTTTAAGTATCAATGTAAATGCAATGGTACGTGCTATTCAAACTGAACAGTATAAGGTATGTTCAGAATACTATTAATAGCAGGGTGTTGTTATATATCCCAGATaatgttgtaaaagaaaacagatGTCAAAGTAGGCTAACCTATATTTGGTATGTCCAAACCAGTATTCCTTTTTTATTGATTGCTA from Mya arenaria isolate MELC-2E11 chromosome 3, ASM2691426v1 harbors:
- the LOC128228772 gene encoding serine/threonine-protein phosphatase 5-like, producing the protein MSSAKKRGEELRLQGNACVKEGNYTEAVLHYSHALQCDPGDHLVYSNRSLAFLRLQQYYLALQDAHTVIRLNPKWSKGYFRKGEVEYQAGHYNEALLSYGRAFLMEPSSDEAKQAVNKTNFRLQEQVNRRRLDPWLYCGCGSLLGLLIVAADQYLAAKPSMHNIVIQVLLVVVFGCLGYLVLTIVSYIRQSEIRSRLDPPPDLLSAMDQKSETPSSGSEANGEEPSPQGGATAPGHTRRKGGTGAARQRYKKGKT